A genomic window from Micromonospora sp. WMMA1947 includes:
- a CDS encoding ABC transporter permease — MFLHLSYRADPGNPWFSWQYVRDNSDTILAALREHTWLTARAVVIAALVALPLAVLAYWFRSLSAPILAVTGVLYTVPSLALFAFLAPYLGIGAITVLTVVALYALLVIVRNALAGLNQVPPEVREAAEGMGYGRWGRLFRIELPLALPGILTGVRLATVSTVALVTVGVVVGRGGLGQLIFAGFQNNFYKAQIMAGTVLCVLLALVLDLVLAGVGRLLTPWLRGRSAR, encoded by the coding sequence GTGTTCCTCCACCTGAGCTACCGGGCCGACCCGGGTAATCCGTGGTTCTCCTGGCAGTACGTGCGGGACAACTCTGACACGATCCTCGCCGCGCTGCGGGAGCACACCTGGCTGACCGCCCGGGCCGTGGTGATCGCCGCGCTGGTGGCGCTGCCGCTCGCGGTGCTCGCGTACTGGTTCCGGTCACTGTCGGCACCCATCCTGGCGGTGACCGGGGTGCTCTACACCGTCCCGTCGCTGGCCCTGTTCGCGTTCCTGGCGCCGTACCTGGGCATCGGCGCGATCACCGTGCTGACCGTGGTCGCGCTGTACGCGTTGCTGGTCATCGTGCGGAACGCGCTGGCCGGGCTGAACCAGGTGCCGCCGGAGGTGCGCGAGGCCGCCGAGGGCATGGGGTACGGCAGGTGGGGGCGGCTGTTCCGGATCGAGTTGCCGCTGGCGCTGCCCGGCATCCTCACCGGCGTACGGCTGGCGACCGTGTCCACAGTCGCGCTCGTGACCGTCGGCGTGGTGGTCGGCCGGGGCGGGCTCGGCCAGCTCATCTTCGCCGGCTTCCAGAACAACTTCTACAAGGCGCAGATCATGGCCGGCACGGTGCTGTGCGTGCTGCTGGCGCTGGTCCTCGATCTGGTGCTCGCCGGCGTGGGCCGCCTGCTCACTCCCTGGCTGCGCGGGAGGTCCGCCCGGTGA
- a CDS encoding ABC transporter permease subunit has protein sequence MNPVEQAVVWLNDPLNWTNPGGVLDRLGEHLSMSALAVLLGCLVAWPIGLWLGHSGRGGGLVLLVSNVTLAIPTLALLTILPLTFLGFGRPAVVVALAVFAVPPLLANAYTGVRQADPEARDAARGMGLSGGQVLRRVELPLAVPYLAAGFRTAAVQVVATAALASFVNGGGLGQIIRAGFGLDIAAGGGQIIAGGVLVAGLALLVEGLLAIVERMVTPRPLRRVRRRASRRATAATTGG, from the coding sequence GTGAACCCCGTCGAGCAGGCAGTGGTCTGGCTGAACGACCCACTGAACTGGACGAATCCCGGCGGCGTGCTGGACCGCCTCGGTGAACACCTGAGCATGTCCGCGCTGGCGGTGCTGCTGGGCTGCCTGGTGGCCTGGCCGATCGGGCTCTGGCTCGGGCACAGCGGCCGGGGCGGCGGGCTGGTCCTGCTGGTGTCCAACGTCACGCTGGCGATCCCGACGCTGGCGCTGCTGACCATCCTGCCGCTGACGTTCCTCGGCTTCGGCCGGCCGGCCGTGGTGGTGGCGCTCGCGGTCTTCGCGGTTCCGCCACTGCTTGCCAACGCGTACACCGGGGTGCGGCAGGCCGACCCGGAGGCCCGGGACGCGGCCCGGGGGATGGGTCTGTCCGGCGGGCAGGTGCTGCGCCGGGTGGAGCTGCCGCTCGCCGTGCCCTACCTGGCGGCCGGCTTCCGGACCGCGGCGGTGCAGGTGGTGGCCACCGCCGCGCTCGCCTCCTTCGTCAACGGCGGCGGGCTGGGCCAGATCATCAGGGCGGGGTTCGGGCTCGACATCGCCGCCGGCGGCGGCCAGATCATCGCGGGCGGGGTGCTGGTGGCCGGGTTGGCGCTGCTCGTCGAGGGGCTGCTCGCGATCGTGGAGCGGATGGTCACGCCCCGTCCGCTGCGCCGGGTCCGCCGCCGGGCGAGCCGTCGCGCGACGGCGGCGACGACCGGCGGTTGA
- a CDS encoding DUF2520 domain-containing protein gives MSAPLRPRATAAPLVFPRTLAVGVLGAGRVGAVLGAALAAAGHRVVAASGASGATGARLALLLPQTPHRTASEVARAAADLLIVAVPDDALAGVVADLAATGALRPGQVVAHTSGAHGLAALAPAVEAGARPLALHPAMTFTGTPDDLSRLPGISYGVTAPAELRPFAARLVADLGGVPEWVGENDRPLYHAALAHGANHLVTLVNEAADRLRDAGVERPEKVLAPLLRAALENALRLGDDALTGPVSRGDAGTVRRHLDRLARTAPESVPAYLALARRTADRAVAVGRLRPADAAVLRNVLDGIEVAA, from the coding sequence ATGAGCGCACCGCTGCGCCCCCGGGCCACCGCTGCCCCGCTCGTCTTCCCGCGTACCCTCGCCGTCGGCGTCCTCGGCGCCGGCCGGGTCGGCGCCGTGCTGGGCGCGGCCCTCGCCGCCGCCGGCCACCGGGTGGTCGCCGCGTCCGGCGCCTCGGGCGCGACAGGGGCCCGGCTGGCGCTGCTGCTGCCGCAGACCCCGCACCGCACCGCGTCCGAGGTGGCGCGTGCCGCCGCCGATCTGCTGATCGTCGCGGTCCCGGACGACGCACTGGCGGGCGTGGTCGCGGACCTGGCCGCGACCGGCGCGCTGCGTCCCGGCCAGGTGGTGGCGCACACCTCCGGCGCGCACGGGCTCGCCGCGCTGGCCCCGGCCGTCGAGGCGGGCGCCCGGCCGCTCGCGCTGCACCCGGCGATGACCTTCACCGGTACGCCGGACGACCTGTCCCGCCTGCCCGGCATCTCCTACGGGGTGACCGCCCCGGCTGAGCTGCGCCCGTTCGCGGCCCGGCTGGTGGCCGACCTGGGCGGCGTACCGGAGTGGGTCGGGGAGAACGACCGGCCGCTCTACCACGCGGCGCTGGCACACGGCGCGAACCACCTGGTCACGCTCGTCAACGAGGCGGCCGACCGGCTGCGCGACGCCGGGGTGGAGCGGCCGGAGAAGGTGCTCGCCCCGCTGCTGCGGGCGGCGCTGGAGAACGCGCTGCGGCTGGGCGACGACGCGCTGACCGGCCCGGTGTCGCGGGGTGACGCGGGCACCGTACGCCGGCATCTGGACCGGCTGGCGCGGACCGCGCCGGAATCCGTACCCGCGTATCTGGCGTTGGCACGACGGACGGCTGATCGTGCCGTCGCGGTCGGCCGCCTTCGCCCGGCGGACGCCGCCGTGCTGCGGAATGTGCTCGACGGAATCGAGGTGGCGGCCTGA
- a CDS encoding NADH-quinone oxidoreductase subunit D, whose amino-acid sequence MTGMTTDAADLRELTVGTGAGGEQLGTDMVLNIGPQHPSTHGVLRLKLVLDGERVVAAEPIVGYMHRGAEKLFEVRDYRQIIVLANRHDWLSAFSNELGVVLAVERLMGMEVPERATWLRMALAELNRVLNHLMFLGSYPLEIGAITPMFYAFRERETIQAVMEEVSGGRIHYMFNRVGGLKEEVPSGWTGRARAAIAEVRRRMPDLDNLIRRNDIFLARTVGVGVLSAADAAAFGASGPVARASGLDLDLRRDEPYLAYDQLDVPVVTKTAGDCHARFEVLLDQVYVSLDLAEQCLDRVDRISGPVNTRLPKVLKAPEGHTYAWTENPLGINGYYLVSRGEKTPWRMKLRTASYANVQALSSLLPGCLVPDLIAILGSMFFVVGDIDK is encoded by the coding sequence ATGACGGGCATGACCACGGACGCCGCCGACCTCCGCGAGCTGACAGTCGGTACCGGCGCCGGGGGTGAGCAGCTCGGCACCGACATGGTGCTGAACATCGGGCCGCAACACCCCTCGACGCACGGTGTGCTGCGGCTGAAGCTGGTGCTCGACGGGGAGCGGGTGGTGGCCGCCGAACCGATCGTCGGCTACATGCACCGGGGGGCGGAGAAGCTCTTCGAGGTACGCGACTACCGGCAGATCATCGTGCTGGCGAACCGGCACGACTGGCTGTCCGCGTTCTCCAACGAGCTGGGCGTGGTGCTCGCCGTCGAACGGCTGATGGGCATGGAGGTGCCGGAGCGCGCCACCTGGCTGCGGATGGCGCTGGCCGAGCTGAACCGGGTGCTCAACCACCTGATGTTCCTCGGCTCGTACCCGCTGGAGATCGGCGCGATCACGCCGATGTTCTACGCGTTCCGGGAACGGGAGACCATCCAGGCCGTGATGGAGGAGGTCTCCGGCGGCCGGATCCACTACATGTTCAACCGGGTCGGCGGCCTGAAGGAGGAGGTGCCGTCCGGCTGGACCGGGCGCGCCCGCGCCGCCATCGCCGAGGTACGCCGCCGGATGCCGGACCTCGACAACCTGATCCGGCGCAACGACATCTTCCTGGCCCGTACCGTCGGGGTCGGCGTGCTGTCCGCCGCCGACGCCGCCGCGTTCGGCGCGTCCGGTCCGGTCGCCCGCGCCTCCGGGCTCGACCTCGACCTGCGCCGCGACGAGCCCTACCTGGCCTACGACCAGCTCGACGTGCCGGTGGTGACGAAAACCGCCGGTGACTGTCACGCCCGCTTCGAGGTGCTGCTCGACCAGGTGTACGTCTCGCTCGACCTCGCCGAGCAGTGCCTGGACCGGGTGGACCGGATCAGCGGGCCGGTGAACACCCGCCTGCCGAAGGTGTTGAAGGCACCGGAGGGGCACACGTACGCCTGGACCGAGAACCCGCTCGGCATCAACGGCTACTACCTGGTGTCCCGGGGCGAGAAGACGCCGTGGCGGATGAAGCTGCGCACCGCCTCGTACGCGAACGTGCAGGCGCTGTCGTCGCTGCTGCCCGGCTGCCTGGTGCCCGACCTGATCGCCATTCTCGGGTCGATGTTCTTCGTGGTCGGCGACATCGACAAGTGA
- the panC gene encoding pantoate--beta-alanine ligase — MAEVLHTRKELAAAREAMAGRVGVVMTMGALHAGHEALLRAARERAGHVIVTIFVNPLQFGPNEDFDRYPRTLDTDLEICRRAGVDVVFAPSVTEMYPEGRPTVRLDPGPLGEDLEGLSRPGFFHGVLTVVMKLLQLTRPDLAFFGEKDYQQLTLVRRMVRDLDVPTEIVGVPTVREPDGLAMSSRNRYLSAPERQTALSLSAALRAGAAAAERGEDAGAVLAAAHRAFDAPDARLDYLVLTDTELEPGPVAGPARLLVAAWVGATRLIDNTAIHLAPRP, encoded by the coding sequence ATGGCCGAGGTGCTGCACACGCGCAAGGAGCTGGCGGCGGCCCGGGAGGCGATGGCCGGCCGGGTCGGCGTGGTGATGACCATGGGCGCGCTGCACGCCGGGCACGAGGCGCTGCTGCGCGCCGCCCGCGAGCGCGCCGGCCACGTGATCGTCACGATCTTCGTGAACCCGCTGCAGTTCGGCCCGAACGAGGACTTCGACCGCTACCCGCGCACGCTCGACACCGACCTGGAGATCTGCCGCCGGGCCGGGGTGGACGTGGTGTTCGCGCCCTCGGTGACCGAGATGTACCCGGAGGGCCGCCCGACGGTACGGCTCGACCCGGGGCCGCTCGGCGAGGACCTGGAGGGCCTGAGCCGCCCCGGTTTCTTCCACGGGGTGCTCACCGTGGTCATGAAGCTGCTCCAGCTCACCCGCCCCGACCTGGCCTTCTTCGGCGAGAAGGACTACCAGCAGCTCACCCTGGTCCGCCGGATGGTCCGCGACCTCGACGTGCCGACCGAGATCGTCGGCGTGCCGACCGTCCGGGAGCCGGACGGGCTGGCCATGTCGAGCCGCAACCGCTACCTGTCGGCGCCCGAGCGGCAGACCGCGCTGAGCCTGTCCGCCGCGTTGCGGGCCGGTGCGGCGGCGGCCGAGCGGGGCGAGGACGCGGGTGCGGTGCTGGCCGCCGCGCACCGGGCCTTCGACGCGCCGGACGCCCGCCTGGACTACCTGGTGCTCACCGACACCGAGCTGGAACCCGGTCCGGTCGCCGGTCCGGCCCGGCTGCTGGTCGCGGCCTGGGTCGGCGCCACCCGCCTGATCGACAACACGGCGATCCACCTCGCGCCGCGTCCCTGA
- a CDS encoding SAM-dependent methyltransferase, translating into MERALYGPDGFFVSGAGPAAHFRTSVHASPVFTACLARQLEMVDAALGHPARLDVVDVGAGQGELLRALLTQAAPELAARIRPVAVERATRPPDLPPEIDWRPDIPDSITGLLLATEWLDNVPLDVAVQTPAGWRLLLVDPKTGEETVGPAPSPTDTTWLTAWWPPAPTPVIKEFVAAEGPDQDTNSLINAVGEVGGAGAAGGRGEIGVGRDLAWAEAVGKVARGLALAVDYGHLRDSRPLDGTLTGYRGGRQVPPVPDGSCDVTAHVAMDSVASAGERVARCAYSLVSQREALRALGADGGRPPLSLAGRDPAGYLRALAAASAAAELTDPAGLGGHLWLRQPVGVALDAVVAR; encoded by the coding sequence ATGGAGCGGGCGCTGTACGGGCCGGACGGCTTCTTCGTCTCCGGCGCCGGGCCTGCCGCGCACTTCCGCACGAGTGTGCACGCCTCACCCGTCTTCACCGCCTGCCTGGCGCGGCAGCTCGAGATGGTGGACGCGGCGCTGGGGCACCCGGCCCGGCTGGACGTGGTGGACGTGGGCGCGGGGCAGGGCGAGCTGCTCCGGGCCCTGCTGACCCAGGCCGCACCCGAACTGGCCGCCCGGATCAGGCCGGTAGCTGTGGAGCGGGCCACCCGCCCGCCGGACCTGCCCCCGGAGATCGACTGGCGCCCCGACATCCCCGACAGCATCACCGGCCTGCTCCTGGCCACCGAGTGGCTGGACAACGTCCCCCTCGACGTGGCGGTCCAGACCCCGGCAGGCTGGCGCCTCCTCCTGGTGGACCCGAAAACCGGCGAGGAGACGGTGGGCCCGGCCCCGTCCCCCACCGACACCACCTGGCTGACCGCCTGGTGGCCCCCGGCTCCCACCCCGGTGATCAAGGAGTTTGTGGCGGCGGAGGGCCCGGATCAGGACACAAACTCCTTGATCAACGCCGTCGGCGAGGTCGGGGGCGCGGGCGCGGCCGGTGGGCGGGGGGAGATCGGGGTGGGACGGGATCTCGCCTGGGCGGAGGCCGTCGGGAAGGTCGCGCGCGGGCTGGCGCTCGCGGTGGACTACGGGCATCTGCGGGACTCGCGTCCCCTGGACGGGACACTCACCGGGTACCGGGGTGGGCGGCAGGTGCCGCCGGTTCCGGACGGGTCGTGCGACGTGACGGCGCACGTCGCCATGGACTCGGTCGCCTCCGCCGGTGAGCGGGTCGCGCGGTGCGCGTACTCCCTGGTCTCCCAGCGGGAGGCGCTGCGGGCGCTCGGGGCCGACGGCGGGCGACCGCCGCTGAGCCTGGCCGGCCGCGACCCGGCCGGCTACCTGCGGGCGTTGGCAGCGGCGTCGGCGGCGGCCGAGCTGACCGACCCGGCCGGGCTCGGCGGGCACCTGTGGCTGCGGCAGCCGGTCGGCGTCGCGCTCGACGCGGTCGTGGCACGATGA
- a CDS encoding glycine betaine ABC transporter substrate-binding protein gives MRARTTLAAGALGALTAAVLLTGCGDAGSSGTDAPEQGASGAGCAPVAGDQLVVLTDDKKLQNTDNVIPAINAKAATPQLVAALDKVSAKLDTPKLIQLNRAVDVDRKTPQVAAQEFASANGVTDGIEKGPGGQITVGAGNFSESQTIAELYKIALTAAGYQVKVQTIGNRELYEPALEKGQIQVVPEYAATMAEFLNTKANGKDAQPVSSPELDKTVAALKTEGDKAGLVFGQPSQAQDQNAFAVTKAFADKYGVSTLSELAAKCSGQATVLAGPPECPQRPKCQAGLVEVYDFKAGSFSSLDAGGPQTKNALKTGSASVGLVFSSDAALATS, from the coding sequence ATGCGCGCGCGTACGACACTGGCCGCGGGGGCGCTCGGCGCACTCACCGCGGCTGTTCTCCTCACCGGCTGCGGCGACGCCGGCTCGTCCGGCACCGACGCGCCCGAGCAGGGCGCCTCGGGGGCGGGCTGCGCTCCGGTGGCGGGCGACCAGCTCGTCGTCCTGACCGACGACAAGAAGCTCCAGAACACCGACAACGTCATCCCCGCGATCAACGCGAAGGCGGCCACGCCGCAGCTCGTCGCCGCGCTGGACAAGGTCTCCGCGAAGCTCGACACCCCGAAGCTGATCCAGCTCAACCGGGCGGTCGACGTCGACCGCAAGACGCCGCAGGTCGCGGCGCAGGAGTTCGCCTCCGCCAACGGCGTGACCGACGGGATCGAGAAGGGTCCGGGCGGGCAGATCACCGTCGGCGCCGGCAACTTCAGCGAGAGCCAGACCATCGCCGAGCTATACAAGATCGCGCTCACCGCGGCCGGCTACCAGGTCAAGGTGCAGACCATCGGCAACCGGGAGCTCTACGAGCCGGCCCTGGAGAAGGGGCAGATCCAGGTCGTCCCGGAGTACGCCGCCACCATGGCGGAGTTCCTCAACACCAAGGCCAACGGCAAGGACGCCCAGCCCGTCTCGTCGCCGGAGCTGGACAAGACGGTCGCGGCGCTGAAGACCGAGGGTGACAAGGCCGGCCTGGTCTTCGGCCAGCCCTCCCAGGCGCAGGACCAGAACGCGTTCGCGGTCACCAAGGCGTTCGCCGACAAGTACGGCGTGTCCACGCTCTCCGAGCTGGCCGCCAAGTGCTCCGGGCAGGCCACCGTGCTGGCCGGGCCGCCGGAGTGCCCGCAGCGGCCGAAGTGCCAGGCCGGTCTGGTCGAGGTCTACGACTTCAAGGCCGGCTCGTTCAGCTCGCTGGATGCGGGCGGCCCGCAGACCAAGAACGCACTGAAGACCGGCTCGGCGAGCGTCGGCCTGGTCTTCTCCTCCGACGCCGCTCTGGCCACGAGCTGA